One window from the genome of Echinicola vietnamensis DSM 17526 encodes:
- the frr gene encoding ribosome recycling factor, with amino-acid sequence MEEIQLELDAAKEQMQKAVDHTASELLKIRAGKAMPNLVDGIMVNYYGAPTPIQQVASVNTPDARTLAIKPWEKNLIGEIEKAIINSDLGLAPQNNGEIVILTIPPLTEERRKDLVKHVKNECENGKISVRNARKETNDALKKLQKDGVSEDEVKRAEDKVQKLTDEFSAKIDALFEKKEAEIMKV; translated from the coding sequence ATGGAAGAGATACAGTTAGAGCTCGATGCAGCCAAGGAACAAATGCAAAAAGCGGTAGACCATACCGCCAGTGAACTCCTCAAAATCAGGGCAGGAAAAGCCATGCCCAACTTGGTGGACGGGATCATGGTCAACTACTACGGTGCCCCCACCCCGATCCAACAGGTAGCTTCAGTCAATACTCCTGACGCCAGGACATTGGCCATCAAACCTTGGGAAAAAAACCTGATCGGCGAAATCGAAAAAGCCATCATCAATTCTGACTTGGGGCTGGCCCCACAAAACAACGGGGAAATCGTCATTCTGACCATTCCGCCGCTTACGGAAGAGCGGAGAAAAGACTTGGTAAAACACGTCAAAAACGAATGCGAAAACGGTAAAATCAGTGTAAGAAACGCTAGAAAAGAAACCAATGACGCCCTAAAGAAACTCCAAAAAGATGGTGTTTCAGAAGACGAGGTCAAAAGGGCTGAAGACAAAGTCCAAAAATTAACGGATGAATTTTCGGCCAAAATAGACGCCCTCTTCGAGAAAAAAGAAGCAGAAATCATGAAGGTGTAA
- the pyrH gene encoding UMP kinase → MKYKRILLKLSGEALMGPNGYGIDSEKLKQYTQEIKKVKELGVELAIVIGGGNIFRGVQGEKVGIDRVQGDYMGMLATLINAMALQSSLEQNEMYTRLMSGIKIESVCEPFIRRRAIRHLEKGRIVIFGAGIGNPYFTTDSTASLRAIEIEADVVLKGTRVDGVYTADPEKDKNAERYTNISFQEVYEKNLNVMDMTAFTLCQENNLPIIVFDMNKAGNLEDLVKGEEVGTLITSN, encoded by the coding sequence ATGAAATACAAACGAATTCTGCTCAAACTCAGTGGTGAGGCTTTGATGGGGCCCAATGGCTACGGCATTGACTCCGAAAAACTAAAGCAATACACCCAGGAAATCAAAAAGGTTAAGGAACTGGGTGTAGAGCTCGCCATTGTCATTGGCGGCGGAAACATTTTTAGGGGCGTTCAAGGAGAAAAAGTCGGCATCGATAGGGTGCAGGGCGATTACATGGGAATGCTGGCCACCCTGATCAATGCCATGGCCCTCCAAAGCTCCCTGGAGCAAAACGAGATGTACACCCGACTTATGTCCGGCATTAAAATTGAAAGTGTCTGTGAGCCTTTTATCCGAAGAAGGGCCATCCGACACTTGGAAAAAGGAAGGATTGTGATTTTTGGTGCAGGGATAGGAAACCCCTACTTCACCACTGATTCGACCGCCAGCCTCAGGGCCATTGAGATCGAAGCCGATGTGGTGCTAAAAGGTACTCGGGTAGACGGTGTCTATACGGCCGATCCGGAAAAAGACAAAAATGCAGAACGATATACCAATATCTCCTTCCAGGAAGTCTACGAAAAAAACCTGAACGTAATGGACATGACTGCCTTTACACTCTGCCAGGAAAACAACCTGCCGATTATTGTGTTTGATATGAATAAAGCCGGAAACCTGGAAGATTTGGTTAAAGGAGAAGAAGTTGGTACTTTAATTACCTCAAATTAA